TGTTCTGTTAATCTGTTCTTCATCTGTGTTGTTGATTAGGTCAAAAGCAGCTTCCAGTAATTTAACCTTTCTATAAGAAAATAACGCGATGTTACTTCGTTCTTtcttcaaccaaaaaaatctctacttttctgattttttttttctttcttctgttgGAACTGGAAGTTCTTATTTATGAATGAAAGAGCTTCCTTGATTGTTATTTGTAGCACATATTGCTTTTCTTCTTATTGGTGGATCCGTGGATATAAATTCTGTGTTGTATTTTGTTGTTATCTGCCTTTTTGCTTCACCTGTTTATTAGTCCCTATAATACTTCATTTGCACTTCAAAGTCTAAacccaatttatttttttctccctACCAAACAACTACAACTTGTGTCTTTATTCTGGGTATGACCAGGAAATTAGAAGAGCGATCAGGCACCAGGAATGGGTCGCCGTCAAGGAGCGGAGTACGCAGTGTTTCCAGATCTTCCACTGCTGCAGCAGGGAAACGATCTCCTCCTGCCATGGAAAAAATTGACAGAAAGTTGCTTTATTCAAGGTCAGTGAAAGATGAGAAAACAAATGCATCCGTAGCTCAAGCTGCAGACACCACTCCTGCACAATCAGCACAAGAAGCCATGGCAACCAATACCAGTACTGGATTAGAAAAGAAGGGGAGTGTTGAAGTGATTGAGTGGCCAAGGATTTACATATCTTTGTCAAGGAAGGAAAAAGAGGAGGATTTTCTGGCAATGAAAGGCACGAAGCTTCCTCAGAGACCCAAAAAGAGAGCAAAGAATGTAGACAAAACTCTTCAGGTACTTGTAAAATGAAATCATTTAGTGTGGATTTCCCCTTTTTTGTTGCTTATTTTGTCCTCTAAATTTAATATCTTTTTGTGGGGTTTTGGTTTTGGGCAGTTTTGTTTTCCAGGGATGTGGCTGTCAGACTTGACCAAGAGTCGTTATGAagttagagagaaaaaaagtgtGAAGAAGGTAACTCCGAAGTTTCTCTTGTCAACAACAATTCCTTTCATAATAAGACCATAGATACCCCATTAGTCCTTTTAATTGACTTTGGAGACACAACGAAGACTAACAGGGTTGTTGGTCTGTGTGTTTTGGATTGTACTTTGATTTGCATTTTGCAGCGGAAGAGGAGAGGATTAAAGGGTATGGGGAGCATGGACAGTGATTCTGAATAAATGCTCTTCTCTTGCCGTCAATTTGTTATTACTTCAACCCCAAGTCCCTGTGATGGGAAAGCTCTTACCGGCTGGAGGTTGGCGCTGATGAGAGGAGCTAAACAGATATCAAGAGGCCCATCATTCTCTTCTTTTAGCATTTTCTTAATTTCAATTTCCAAAACTCAAATTGTACCTCATCCTCTCTGTATGATGCTGCTTCTGTAGTTCATTTTCCCCCTTAGTAAAGGACGTCACAGGAAACACTAGGCAATCTTTGGAAATGTTGTTACTggatttgaagaaattagagaggagtagaagaagaaggtggtgaGGGAAAAAGATTTTGGCCAAAACCAGTGTGGTTTTATCTTTCAAAAAGGTGCTTCATGAATTATTATATTGAGTCatatttataaatcacattTTTTTGGACTTCATCAAAGTGATTGTGAGAGACTTTTAACACTCATCCACATTTTTGAACTCGGTTATGCGAGATGAATTAGAGTTTTTATGGTATCCCTCTCACATTGCAAGCGGAATAAAATCATGTGctgtataaaaagaaaaatgttgatATTGTGGTATCAATGCGAGAAATTGAAACTGAGTTTctcaattataattattttatttttattccttTTGGATTAGAAGAAAACTACTATTTCttctaatttataaattatattttcttatagGAAACTCCAAACGGAGCCTTAAACAACTTGTAAATTATGATTTGGGAAATTTCAGGGAACTATGGGGAAATGGGGAGTAatgtagggctgttattggtacggttaccgttaccaaacacggaatatcgttaccataccaattctttcggtaactcaaaaaatgttaccgttaccgttaccggaagagtcggtataccgatggtcggtataccgatcgatcggtaatggtaagtcggtaattggtaaatttaccaattcttaaacttatttaaaaaagagaaagaaaaaaaaatacatcaagtagcattgtgtttaatagtcattgtatgaaagtacaacactttcatcttgcctacaataccaataataaaagtaatagattaatgagaaggatcattgtgctacatgtgaataagagaaaatacctatcaatcggagaaaaaaagaaaggagaattcacataacattattccaacaatctataacggaaaatctttcatttcattaatttctaatatttttagtatccgaagtgttttaaactccatagcatgaaagctagaagaaacaagataaataaagataaaagaccataatggaaatggagaagaaaagcatgtaatcaataccaacaaagcattttgttatgtagcaaacgctgctttaaagttaatgaaattgctacgagtgatatataaatgataaccctaaaaataataaatggtctagattaaattagatcaatctaatggtcataattaaataaaactaaaactaaaaataatattaatatatatttaatatatatgtcggtaatcgggaaatttaccggttttgaactttgcttaccgttaccgttaccgaaatcatcggtaaatttaccgtaccgaacaattggtaacggtataccaatcttctgttattttcggtaaccaattgatcggtaatggtataccaatggataatttaccataccaataacagccctaagtAATGCAATGAAATCGCACAAAGGAGGAGACATGAGACATCCAAATAAAACGCTGCgttttgattgttgatgaccGATGAGGCGATGGGTCAACCAGAGAAAGGACGGGGAGGACTCGGCCTGCAATAACCAGTGATGGAAGCCCGGCGGACGAGAAATACACGGGGTCGCAATAACAGCCTGCTACCTCTCCGCCGCTCATCGTCGACTCCGCGTCGTCTCTCCAACACCATCTCGTGTTGGTATTGCGACTATAAGATATCCGCCTTCAATGAACCCATGCTCCGTTTTGGACGGAGATTTAACACAGCTTTAAGGATATGGTTCTCCATTGGCGTCGGTTTCAGCTTAACTGCACTCGTCGTAGTTATCCTTGTAAGTCATATTACATAATTATCTTTCGTTTCCTCTCTTTTGATTACTGCGCTTCTTGTAATTACAACACTGACATTTGAATTGAATTGCTAGTTTCTTGTTTGGGAACTCGCCACAGCTTTGCGTCTTCTTCCTGGAAATCCTGTATTTGAACATTTTTCCGGTGCTTTGTTGTTTGGCTTCTTCAATCCTTCGGTCTGCACTCAACACAGCTATGATGCCTTCTACTTGTTTGTGAAAATGTTGTGGTTCTTACGATCTGCCTTGTGTTGCAGGGTTATGGCCTGAGCCTTTCACTTGCTGATGCTGCCTATCTTTTATTTTCTACTATCATATCCGTGTCAGTGCATGAATTTGGGCATGCTGTCGCTGCTGCGAGGTCGGTTCTTCTCATATTTTTATTACATTCTCATCGGTCTGAACATGTGTTGGGACATGTGTTTGCTGGAATTGTATTGCCCGTTCTCTGTGCTAAATGAGTATATCTACCATTACATTCAGAATAAAATGATTTTAGATGAAAAAAATCAGATAGATGTAGTCAAAATGATTGATCAAATTCAGCTCATTGGAGTCTTTTTGGCCTGATCAGATCGAAACTGATGCTTCGAATTGTTGTTATGTGATCCATATCATTCATTGAATGGTACATAACTTCCATTGCATGGCAGTGAGAACTATATTAACGTAAATGTTTTTCAGTGTACAAAAATAACCATTCTACCAAGCACTGGATCAAAGATTATAACAATTCTATAATGTATTTTGGATTGCTGTATGGAGGGTGAGATGCTGCAACATCTTGCCCTGTTTTCCTTGATTTGTCAGTTGATAAATCTCATGTTTGAGAACTTAATATGTGAACATCTAGATTCTCATGGTTCCTACCGGTGGTGCCTTTTTTTTTATGAGCAGCGAAGGCTTACAGATGGAGTACATAGCAATGTTCCTCGCAGTTCTGTTTCCTGGTGCTTTGGTGGCcttcaattatgagttgttgcAGTTGTTGCCGCGCTTGAATGCTCTTCGAATATATTGCGCCGGCATTTGGCATAACGCAGTGGTAGTATATTGTAATATTTTGAGTGTGGCACGTATTGCActatatgaatttatttttgcaaTCTGGCTGTGTGCTTGTATTCATTTTTAACTTAGTTTCAGAACAGTTTCTGTTCTAAAACCCTTATTctcattttatcattttcttaaTCTGACGTTGGTttcttttgttcattttatgcagttttgtgcagtttgtgGAATGGCATTATTCCTCCTTCCTTTCCTCTTGTTTCCATTTTACATATATGGTGAAAGCCCAATGGTACTTGATCACAATCTTACAAAGTTTTCATGTCATACAAAGACATCCATCTGTCCACACTACACACATATGTAAATACTTATTTTATCGTGTCTACATATGCACTCATGTGGGCATGTGTTTTCAAGGGCTTGTGGCTGTATAAGTTATAGGCCTGAACACAAAGATACGTCACACACTCACATATCTATCTATGTACTTCTTTTGTGTGATATGCATTATTTACGTGTTGTGTGCACATCTAAATACCATCCACTTATGTGCTGTATTTACCTGAATAGGTTTTGGATGCACCTTCTACCTCACCCTTGTTTGGTTATCTGTCTCCTGGTGATGTCATTGTGTCAATCGATGGCAAGCATATCCATAATGCCCAGGAGTGGATGGAAATGGCTGCTCTAATTGATAAACAGAGATTTCAAAGTTTGAATAATTCAAAATATGTTAAAGATTTTGGGATCGTTGATGGCAGAACGGGGTACTGTGTTCCTAATTCAATGATAAAAGGAAAGCAAAGACTTCACCTTACTGACAACCCATCTGCCTGTCCCAATGATCTTACCGCTTTTGTATCCATTCACGGGTTTGATTTGAGTACACTAGATGATTTTAGTGAAGATGGCCATCTGAACGGAAGTCAGACTGGGCTTTGCTTGAATGCAAGGGATATTGTTAAGTGCAATAAATGTAGTGCTGAGTGGGCAACAACATCAAACAGCGATGGAAGCAACTTCACGTGTCCACAGGTAGATTTTCAAATGTTTGCAAGAACTTAAAGTCACTGCCATTCTATTACTAAGTACATATTTTTATCATTGCCATAGGAAGATACTTGCTTGAGTCCTGTTCAGTTACCAGACTCGGCATGGGTGGAGATTACATATTTGAGCTCTCAATCTCCAGGATGCTTGAAATACGGACAAAACCCCTATTTAGATTCTAATACTCTCGACTTCATTCGACAAGATTGTAGTGGAAGCTTTGTCTTTATTGGCGATGTTGTCTCCATGGCACACTCAATCCAGTTAACTGCATATCAACCTCGCTGGGCCTTTCCTCTTGATGCATACATTCCCAATGTAGTGGAAAGGAGCTTGACGTACATGTTTCATGTTTCTTTAACACTTGCTCTTCTCAACAGTTTGCCAGTAAGTTCTTATGgtgctaattttttttctctatgtATTTCTGTTGATTTTACATCTAGAGGTCCAATAGCCTGCGTATGAGAGGAAGATTGTGAAAGAGAAATGTTGACTTAAGATCTATGATTCCCCTCCTAACTACTAGAATATCTCACATATCAGTAGTCATGAGGCTCATAAATGGTAactgattttgaatttcttatgATCAAGTGTTAGATATATGTCCTAGAATGACAGTACTCAAAATGTTTTGAGTATAGTTTTTTGAACCATAGCAATGAGTGATGgtggattgattttgtgatgtTCATTAATAATTTAGAGCAATATCAATTCTTGATGTATGGGGAAACTTTTTCGGTCTGATGTCAATGATTTCGAGTGACAACTGAGAATGCTTGTTGTTGACTTTTGAGAATAAAAAAGGCaaacaactcttgtgcacaaggctcccgcactGGGCGAGGAGGCCGGGGACATTCTGGATGTACGTAGACCTTATTCCTACATAATGTGTGaactgtttccaggaattgagtATGTGATCTCTAGGGTACACCCTGTCTCGGTCACATGTTCGTATGTGGAGAATGGACTGCCTATTTATGCATACTGCTAAATCTGAGTGCCTTCTGGTGTGATTATCTGTTTCTATTTCTAGAAACTGGAAAGATGAGTTAATTATTAGGAGGTTCAGGTGGCTGCAGCAAAATTACAATGTCGTTCATATTGTTTTTAAGTTTGCGAAGAGTCATATCTTTTAatcatgatttattttttcattttattgtcCTCTAATTGCAAAAGCTGTTGCTAGGTATATTTTCTGGATGGCGAATCCATATTGGAGATCGCTCTATGCCTCTTCACTTCAATAGGACAAAGGAAGAGGGAAAAGGTACTCCAAGCATGTCTTTTGGTAGGGACTTTCATTTCTATCCTTGCATTCTCGAGGTTGTTCATTGGCTTTTGTAAACAGATATACTCTTGATGTCtggtttttttaaatataattttgtatGGTTTAGCAGCAGCATACACAGGAAAGGCATATGATAATTAGTTGTTTGTAAAATCAAGAGTCTAACGTGCATGCTTTGTAGACTATATAGCTAATCAATAGGGAAGTATTGTTTGCCATTTTGTAATATGCATATCCTCTGGAATCAAAAAGGCTGGAAAGTTAAATCTTAGGTTCCATACTTCCATCTCAGCGTTGGTGGAGGGCAATAAGACGTGTCCTGTTTTCAACAAATTTTTGTGGCTCGCTGACATTAGTAATCACTCAAGACATTTTCATGTATGCTtctaagaaggaaaaaaaaaagattttagaTCTCTGGGAGACATCCTCGTGTATCTTCTGCTGTCAGTACAAAATGGACATTTTGATGTTGTTCATTTAAAGTACAGGATAGTGAAGCTTATAGCTGTCCAGGCATGGGCCCATGGCCAGTAACAGGTACTGGGATTATTCAATTAGAGTTGTAAGTAATTTCCAAAGATGGAATATCGCTTCTTTATGGTGGATCAGGTTACTTTGCTGGTGATTTGTGACTAGTTGATTCTTCTGGCCTGCGAATTtggtttttgttcttgtttttggtACATAACGAACCCTCAGATTACTCTCTGGAAATGACTTAAAGTTATTAGTATTTGTTCTCTCTCAGGAACAGCCAGATTATAAACATTTGAAAGAACTTAGTAGAAACCCAGCTAGTTTATACTAagaatattatttaatatatcttgggaaaaaatatttttttgtacaCTAAAGGATAATTTATACCACGTAACAAAAGGAGACTCGGGTTTCTTTCTTGCTGACTTGGGATTATTGTTTTTATTCCTTGCACTTGCTCTGGTGTCTCTTCCATTTCATTTGTATCTGAGCTTTCTAGATTCTCCTCCACAAGTCGACCTCCTTTCATAGGCCCAAGACACGGTGGGCAAAGTCATTTTCAAGCGGAGACACAAAAGCAAAGGTTTGGATAAGGTAATTCCATTTCTAGCTCTCTAGACTCTATATCCATGTGAAAGTGTTCCATGTTCAACCTTGAATATCTGCAGAGAAGCTTATGTTCTCTTAGTTCTGTTTAAACCTATTCCTTACTACTGCTAACtttatgatgctttggaataatCTTTCATTGGTTTCATATTCCACTTGAACTAGACTTGGGCTCTCTACATGAACACGTAttattgtttgaaaaaaattgtgGTGATGACTAGAGAAGAATATCATAGTCATTAATTAGGGCTGTCTATTTGTATGGAACCCAATAATTGGTCTGTTGAATTTGCCATCGTGGTCCAATAATATGAGTTGGGTGGGCTAGACAGTCCTGACACGTTTGTTCAAGTATCTGGTCTGGTCAAGGAAATTCCTGTTTATATTTAGATCAACCATGTGTGTGATGCAGGTCCACACAAATATCATTAGTCCTTAAAAATGTGCAAAAATTTCACACATATAACACAAACGGGGAAAATAAGTATTTTTACCAAATATTCcccaagggggaaaaaaagtatTTAATGTGTAGTAGTCTGTTAGCATACCTGATGACTTCTTGGTTGCTCCATTTTGGGCTGCAATGCTGTGCTGATCATTTATGACTATCAATTCAAAGAGTACGAATAGTTATAcctctatatacatatatgcatatgatTCGAGTGAATTCAGGGTTCCACGTGTCTCAAATGATGCACGTGAAACGATAATGATGGAGATCATATATGCACTTGGTGTCCTAGTTATTCAAATTATTAAGTTGTACGCACAAAATTTCATGTGCAGCATGTGAGACATGTGGAGTCTACGAATTCTTGTACGTCCaattcatgtgcatcatgtaaAGTCATATCAGTGCTAAAAGTTTGGATAATTGAAATATTAGCGGCTGAAATCcttatcataataataataatgtaggTGTTGGCAAGGGTTTTGTGGAGGAACATGGTTGTATGAACCATCATAGTTTTGTGTGTGGTCAAGGGAGATTATGTTTGTTAGTTGCAGGAAAGGTTTCACGCCTTACATGATGCATGTTGTGAGGTGGGGACAAATTAATGATACTAGTCAGAgtcttgttttaaaaaataaaaataaaaaatttgtttgctttttatGGGTTGACATTTAACTTCCATAACTACCGGGTCTATCCCAGCACATGCGACTGCCTTTATGTACGAGTATGCACACATGGATCTGACAAATATACACATCAACGGCCATGGCTGAATCATTGCCACATACGATGTCGACCCACGACCAAATTGAACCCACACAAACTTTTTCTTTATCAATGCACATGGCCATAGACTCTGACTGACTGGAGAAATGGCAATAACTGAAACTGTTGCAGTACCTAGTCGAACCCTCAAACACTAGTACACTACTCTTctttccttatatatatatatatatgtatagaagaattctcacataaggtgTAAAATAAGAGTCTATGTTTACATAATTGATTTAAAACGGGACTTAAAACAGTTgaccccacttgtcatctcattcatccacaccattaaaacgtaACCCTTATTTTGCACCTTTATATTTGATTATTATGTGagaattactatatatatatatatattcatgaaataaattaaatctAAAACCTTGAATCTTTCCGGGTCGGGGATCAAAGTTCAACTTTTTACATGAACACCCTGCTACTTGACTTATCAATTAAGAAAAATGCGACAATCTAATCTAAATATCTGAGGTTTACATGAACCAATTGTTctttgtcataaaaaaaaaaaaatctatatagATGATGAGTAAGTTGCTAATCCTAAGATGATGTTGTCGGCAAGAAGCTAGACAATGAGAATTGAGAGGTCACCAACTATATCTATTCTTTTAAGGAGGTAAAATTTCCTCCTTATTTCCATCTTTATGGTGGGGTTATAACTTGTAGGAgattcagaaaagaaaaatggtgGCTTCGTTGTAATCTTGTAACCTTTCTTTCTATATATGGTTCAGTGCACCAATAGTTTGGCCGGATTAAGAGCAGTCATTGGCGGGATTCAATGACATTAGTGTGTGTTTAGTCATTAATTGCTATATACCTATGATTCTATATCTATCTTATTGGTTATGTAGTTGTAGAGTTTATCAAGGAACGGAATCACGTGCCTTAAATTCTCTAGTAACTCTCGAGTGAATTACGGAATTGTGGAGTCCCAGGTGCATGAAGCAGTGGTTTGTGTAGTGCTCCGTGTTCTAAGCAAGCGTatctaaatttaattttttttttgtcttttttaactgtattttcgatATTTTCTAGTCAAATAGGATAGTTATGACTTATGGGCTTGTTTGATCCTATGTGAAATAATCTTATTTTATGCTTTTGTCTACCGACTTTTCCGTATTGGGCATTAATTGCTAATTGGACAATAAATGGGACACTCTTTTAATAATAAAACTTTAGGCAAAAGGTAATTTTAATCCCGTAACTATTGATTGTTTTTCCTTTTCGTCCCTTAgtttttttctcttatttttgtttCCCAATTATGAGAAAGTACCATGTTTGTCtctcgaataaatccggcgaCGAAAAAATCCAACGTGACATCCTATTGTTCATCGGATCAGATTTCTCCGACTTGTCACATAGGTGTCAGGTAAGCATTTTCCGatctcaatctcacttgaaggacgaaaatgatactttttaaTAGTTGAGAGACGAAAATGGGAGAAACAAATTtatggacaaaaatgaaacacgTCCCATGATTAAAGGGACCAAAAATACATTTTTGCCTTAAACTTTATGGAAAATCGTGATAGCTAGTAATTGAAAATCTGGAATATATAGTAGTAATGAATTGCTATTAGATAAAGTATTGCGTAATCTTAGAATGGATTTGTCGGTAGGAGTTGGGTTAGGTAGGACCCATAAAACCGTACAAATGAACGGTCAACCGTCAACCAACTAACAAAGATAAGATGACCACGTGGCCCTAACGTGGCATCAACTGTCAATAAACCGACAATAACCGTGCTTTCGTCCTATCCTACACTCGTGATTGTAACTCTCCATCACAGGATACGCGAAAACCACGCGTgtgagggaaagaaaaaaaagaagcaatgctACGCTCCGTGTGGTCGCCGATGACCTATTCTATTAGcattatgattttagtaaagcATTTGAAATAACATATACGTTAAAAAGTAGCATATAAAAGTTTTGGGTCAAAAGGTCGCACAATTTTGTTATTCTTGAGTTATTATCATTGGTTTTGaggttaaaaaaaatgttggttGTTGAGATGGATTGCACATTTGTTTATATTTCATTCGGTTTGGTTATGTCAATATGACATAGGATATAGTCTTAACACTCCCCGTAAATTTGTAGTCTGAGTTATTTCAGACCCGATAAACGAATAGGTAGAAATCATTTCCAAATAAATCGAGTTTTAATTCTAGTATCATGTTAAAAAAATTAGCTCAAACATTGCAAATCAATATTATTTACTTTTTGCCAAAAACTTACACGATTTTGTTTTTCTAGGACCTTCGTCATTGGTTAATTATTAGGCCCAATATACTTTTACTTATATGTCATTAGATTAGGTTATCCCAATCTGATATGAGATAAATCGTAACAGATTCGAAGATAATGGAATTCTCTTGTTCTTTTAGTCAATcccactttttttctttttttgaaaatgttgCGAAAAAAACAAGGAATTGTGCATTGCATTTGAGTTCTCACGCATTGCAAATTCTTTTTCTGTCTTGTCTTGATGGGGGCTGTTCtgttcaaaatttgaaagttgAAGAAGATAAACAATATAAGAAAAGTAGTAGAAACCTAATGCAAGACAAATTAAGAAtccaatgaagaagaagaggattaggttattcttttttcttatgAGTTGATACCTCGAGTCACGGGATTGTCAAGACGACAACCTCTTGTCAAGTGTCAACATATGCatggtttaggatttagggttcagAGAGACAGTGTTCAAAAAGTAATTAATTGGATTTGGCCACAATATATTTACTTACCGTTACTTTATGACTTAGAAGATTCGATTTGATTCTACGAGGAAACAACATTTGACTATGTGATTAGTCGGTGAAGTCATTGATTAAACcaaacatataaaataaaagtagTGAGGTGGCAATATTATATTGGTATAGATTGTGGGGAATTTGTTGACCGAGTCTTCTAGCTCCCTTGACAATTGTGTCCGTTGTGTGCCTTTTCTTCTGGATTGGTGATAACCTTTATCGTCAATCTGATATATCCATTGTCGGTAAATTGTAATATGCTTGGACCTAGACTTGTTCAACTAAAATATCTAATATGTTAACCGGTTATATGGTTGGC
This genomic window from Tripterygium wilfordii isolate XIE 37 chromosome 9, ASM1340144v1, whole genome shotgun sequence contains:
- the LOC120005535 gene encoding membrane-bound transcription factor site-2 protease homolog translates to MEARRTRNTRGRNNSLLPLRRSSSTPRRLSNTISCWYCDYKISAFNEPMLRFGRRFNTALRIWFSIGVGFSLTALVVVILFLVWELATALRLLPGNPVFEHFSGALLFGFFNPSGYGLSLSLADAAYLLFSTIISVSVHEFGHAVAAASEGLQMEYIAMFLAVLFPGALVAFNYELLQLLPRLNALRIYCAGIWHNAVFCAVCGMALFLLPFLLFPFYIYGESPMVLDAPSTSPLFGYLSPGDVIVSIDGKHIHNAQEWMEMAALIDKQRFQSLNNSKYVKDFGIVDGRTGYCVPNSMIKGKQRLHLTDNPSACPNDLTAFVSIHGFDLSTLDDFSEDGHLNGSQTGLCLNARDIVKCNKCSAEWATTSNSDGSNFTCPQEDTCLSPVQLPDSAWVEITYLSSQSPGCLKYGQNPYLDSNTLDFIRQDCSGSFVFIGDVVSMAHSIQLTAYQPRWAFPLDAYIPNVVERSLTYMFHVSLTLALLNSLPVYFLDGESILEIALCLFTSIGQRKREKVLQACLLVGTFISILAFSRLFIGFCKQIYS